The window CCCTTCAACTGCCTAAAAACGTGCCtttctaaaacaaaaacagaacttTCTATACAAGTACGCTTTTGGGGTTAACCCAATTCACAAATCCTGTACCCCAATATCCGCGTAAAATTTTAGGTGTACATTAACGCACAGTATGTATCTTGGGTGTCCTTTTTTGGATGTATGGGACACATCAGAACCAAGGAGACACGTGGCAACAAAGTAGTTGGGCTAGGTTGTCACAGTTTTATTATTCATGATCAGCGGTAACACATTTATGCAGCGTTAAAATGACACAGCGTTTACGTGGAGTAAGAAAGAATGGAACATAATATATGTAGTGGTGCAACAAGACAGTGGACTGACACAAACTGAGGACTGCACAGTGTCTCTCTCTGGAACGCTTATCTTCATTTCCATCTTGAGTGGGGACATATTTGCAAACACTCCCTTCTACTTTTTACCCCTGCGGCGTGCTTTTCAGCATTTGCATGAACGTTAGCGTTGGTAGGCGCGGCTAACGAAACAAAAAAGCAATCTATAAAAGACCAAATGAGATGTTTCCAGGTTGAGGTATCAGAGTCACCGTCGATTCATCGATCCAGTTTTCCCTTTTGTTTTCCGAAGGTTACATTTAAAGCTTGCAGCGATCGCATTCATTATAATGACAGGAAGTTGGACTGATATGTTGCTTTTAGTTTTCGGAAGTACCTTGAAAAGAGAAGTGCGGTGAAGCCTCGACTAGATCGCAGATTTTTGTGGCAGCGTTATATAAGAAACTGAAGCCCTAAATGCCCAATATGTTAGTCACcattgtgataaaaaaaaaaaaaaagattataaaGGCTGAGCAGAGTGTGCAATATTTACAGTGGGAGTGCCAGGAGCACATGACCTTTATTTGCCAAGCGCTCGGCGTTGCGCACAGGCCGTAGTGGTTGTGTTAGTGGTCGTGGTGTTAAAGCCGACAGCATGCGCAACatgagtctttttttctttaggtTTGCATTATTGATGacgtgacaatttacaacgcaTTAAATCGTAATTAAAAAACGGGAGCTGAAGGTTTACATACGAGCACGTTGCAACCGGCTGGATATTTCTTTTTCCAGGGGCTCAGAGTGCTAGACAAACAAAATGGAAGGGATGGCTTTCaggaaattgtgtgtgtgtgtttgtatcccAAGGGTGTGTGTTGTCTAATCCGGTCAGGGAGGAGACGCAATGTCAGGTCAAACGGGGTCTTTAGACTAACTAAAgggccacaaacaaaaacaaaagactaGCCTGGGCGACAGGAATGTTTTTTAAACAACTCCCACATTGGAATTTtccatatttgaacacaaaaggaTTGTGGTTACATTCAACGCTGCATTCGGAAAAAATGTCTCAACTCTGGAAAACAGAAAGCTAAATCAGGTTTCCACACCAAACAGTTCCCCTTAATTCAGCGCAATTACGCCGCAATTCTTTTGGCCTCCAATCTCGCTTACCATAGTTCCGTTTGTTTAGTCACCCCGAGTCAAACATGATTCTACAATCCCAATCTGGGAGGATGCACGCTCACTCTCTTTCCACTCAGGCCTATTTCCAGCCTCCCCCACCTTGTAACGAACAAGTATCGTTTTGGATTCCCTCCTTGAGTCTTAATTATTTAACGGTACACCCGATCTCCGTGTCTAATTGTGGCTGCGGTGGGGCTTTAATGTCGCTTCCAGGTGAagtgaggatataaaaagaagctgaagaaaaaaaaaaaaaaaggaggaaaaggagAATAAGGAGGCATGCAGTTTAGTGTATTTATTGTCAGGCTAAAATCAGCACCAAAAAGCATTTGTGAGTTgcaataaaatggggaaaaTTAATTAGCAATAAAGGAAATATAGTCTAGTACAACTAAGGATGGCTGGATATATGCAAACTATTCCCTTTTTGAGCACAAGGGGTGTAAACGGCGCCGTATTTTCACATGATACGGGGTAAATGTGCTGTGTTAGTGGCATGCACATGCTAGCAGTGGTAAGTCGTTTCGCAAGGCCCGCTTTACTGCAGTGGTTGTAACACATGGTGTCGTTTTAGTGCATTCGACGCCACAGATGCTCATAATTCATAGTCGTAAATCTGTCGTAAATTTAGGACTCTATCCCTGTTGCTGATGTTTTAGTTTTAGGTAGCCAACTAGCGATCTAACTAGCTAGCTTATGGTAtgtgtacagtgatccctcgctacttcgcgttatcgcggcttcactacatcgcgttttttttccccccaaattaaaaaaaacatttaaaagtcaaaataaaacttctaaattgagataacatgtgtctaacctttaggacaatgtagcattgctccaaatgttcgtttacattcctttagaagtccgttttcgcgtgttagcacgatcgcgaattagcgtCTTTCCGCCAACtcattagcctgcccagtacttcttgttggtgaccgtacttcgcggattttacttatcgcgggtgattttttgaaccaattatccgcgataaacgagggattactgtatttgtaCATCATATGTAGCTAAATAGAGAGCTAGAAAATGCTATTAAGTCGTTCACTGGCAGCTCAATTAAAATGGATGTTTGACGTCTGTAACCATCAATGGCTAACGACTAAGAGATGTTCCATATATCAAGTAAGCTAGCTAGTGGTCATATACTTGTCATAAATTTAGGCCTTTAGCTGTTGTAGTGGTTCTTAGTGTTGATGGAGTGTAATTATTACTtggaatattattattattagtgtgatggatggaaggatggttGGAATGATTGTCCCCTACGAGGTGGCAGATTCCTCAGGCTTCTTCTCGGCCTCTTCCTCAGCCGCGTTGGCCGTCTTCTCCGCCGCATCTTCGGCCATCTTTTCCGTCTCGGTGATCTCCTCCTTCACCATCACCTCCACACTTGAGGATGTCACCTCCACGCTCGGTGAGGTCACGTCTACGCTCGGTGGGGTCACGTCCACACCAGGTGAGGTCACGTTCACGCCAGGTGAGGTCACGTTCAGGCTAGGTGAGGTCACGTTCACGCCAGTTGAGGTCACGCTCACGCCAGGTGGAGTCACGTCCAGGCCAGTTGAGGACAACTCCACGCTCGGTGCGGTGATCTTCATACCCGGTAGGGTCACCTCGGCAGGCTTCTCCACCTCGTTCTTCTCCACCTTCATCTCCATCTTTCCATCTGCCTTGGCTTCAAGCTTGACCTCCGGGGATTCCACCTTGGGGGCTGCGTTCTCCGGGGTGGCGTTCTCCACGGCGGCACTCTGGGCGTTTTGGGCCGGCTGGCCATCGTTGGCACGGCAACGCTGCTCGCTCACGGCGTTAGCCAGGTAGCCCACCAGCTTCATGTACTCCTCAAAGCCCACCTTGCCGTCCTTGTTTTCGTCGAGCCCCTTCCCCATGTTGTTAACCGCCTCCTTGCTTTCCGTATCCTACAGAGAGACGACCCACAATGAATCACAACAGAACTGCGGTTCTCAAAAGATTCTTATTAGCATTTTGTTTCCTGACCGTGAGGATGTTGCTGAGTTGGCTTTTGACCAAGTTCTGGAAGTCTTTGGGTCCCAAACTCTCCTTTCCTTTTCCGGACTTCAAGAAGACCTTGACCACCGTCTGAATGGCTTCCTCCATGACTCCCCTTTCTGACAACAAACATAAAATACATGAGAAACCGCcagtagctagctagctagccaaaTTCCGTTGAAATACCGCGAATGGAAAAAGATTCCATTTGACGTGACAGTGACGTGCGCGAGAAGAGCCAAGCGTGTGATTGAAAGGCGCAATGGCCGTCGCGATCTTTGATAGGTCATCCGATCTAATGAGGCTTCCGCCGCCGGCCGTCGTTTCGGATTACCCGCCGTGCTCATCTTGTGTCACCAATCCACTCTCGCTTACCCTCTCATACGCTCCCCTGaccttttgtgtttgtcaagATTGTTTTTCAAAGCTAATGTGTCAGTTTGAAATGAGTTACATTTTGAAAAAGTTcaagaaaaaacatatacatCCATATTCCCCTTTTAAATTCCGTGTTTAGCGCTTTGATTCCTTTTATTTTGCTAGCTTTTCCACTTCCTCTTTTGCTCAGAAGATGTAAAGCATGTGTGTGTAAgagcgggaggggggggggggtgacccaTCCTCGCAGGAATTCCATTCACGGCTGTTTTGAGGCACAGGAATTTACAGACCGACCGCCCGctccttctttctttttacCCCAAAGCCACGACGAGAGCAAAGCGACATACTTTCAGCGTCGTGCCGCAAAAGCTACACGCACGTGACACTGCTTAGCACAACGTTCTTGCAAATTTTGTGCAACATGTTCCCATCCTCCAGTGGAGCCAGTGTGGCGCCAAACAACTTCAATCTGCAAGCAATTACAAAGCAGGGTGTGAGCTGTCAAATGTTGCTGTGTCGCAGTACTTGATGCCTTGCCACCAGTTTTTAGGGCGCTCGCTGACATTTGTCTTTCTGCGTCCGTTCTCACATGAATAATTCAGCCTTGTCCCGCGTCACGACCTCCAACTAATCCGCCTTATTTGTCCTAAAAGCCCTGGGAAAAACAAACTCCCCCTCCGCCCGGCTGAAATGTACACGCCTTACAACTCGAGGTCTCCCCTTTCCCTGCCCGTTGGAGAACGACGCTCGTGTTGGGCGAACGTGATCCGAGGGTGCTCACGACAATGCACGCAcaacatcaaatattaacaCGGGAGCATGTCGAGGTTGTGACCGTGAATGGTCGCAGCAGATGGACAGAGAGCCACTggtatat of the Syngnathus typhle isolate RoL2023-S1 ecotype Sweden linkage group LG20, RoL_Styp_1.0, whole genome shotgun sequence genome contains:
- the s100u gene encoding S100 calcium binding protein U produces the protein MEEAIQTVVKVFLKSGKGKESLGPKDFQNLVKSQLSNILTDTESKEAVNNMGKGLDENKDGKVGFEEYMKLVGYLANAVSEQRCRANDGQPAQNAQSAAVENATPENAAPKVESPEVKLEAKADGKMEMKVEKNEVEKPAEVTLPGMKITAPSVELSSTGLDVTPPGVSVTSTGVNVTSPSLNVTSPGVNVTSPGVDVTPPSVDVTSPSVEVTSSSVEVMVKEEITETEKMAEDAAEKTANAAEEEAEKKPEESATS